From Hartmannibacter diazotrophicus, a single genomic window includes:
- a CDS encoding RidA family protein has protein sequence MTETSTRKLISSGSPFEKAAGYSRAVVDGDWCFVSGTTGYDYATMKMPESAGTQTMNALLTIESALKEAGFAMSDVVRARYIVTDREYVGDVFAELGRVFGEVRPAATMIVADLIREEMKVEIEVTAKRQG, from the coding sequence ATGACCGAAACATCGACCCGTAAACTGATTTCGTCCGGCTCGCCCTTTGAAAAGGCGGCGGGCTATTCGCGCGCCGTCGTCGATGGCGACTGGTGTTTCGTTTCCGGGACGACCGGCTACGACTATGCAACGATGAAGATGCCCGAAAGCGCGGGCACGCAGACGATGAACGCGCTCCTGACGATCGAGAGCGCCCTGAAGGAAGCCGGCTTTGCCATGTCGGACGTGGTGCGGGCCCGCTACATCGTCACCGACCGGGAGTACGTCGGCGACGTCTTCGCCGAACTCGGGCGCGTCTTCGGCGAGGTCCGTCCCGCGGCAACGATGATCGTCGCCGATCTCATCCGCGAGGAGATGAAGGTCGAAATCGAGGTGACGGCCAAGCGGCAGGGCTGA
- a CDS encoding invasion associated locus B family protein: MNGRTLAAALIMLVGAATTANAQTPTLLTQEGDWAAYGYTANGGKVCYIISQPKDLQPKGVNRDPVYMFVTNRPKENVRHEVSVITGYPYKEGSKTTIKIGSDTFVLFTKDDGAWVENAAEEARLIGSMKAGSDMVVTGTSRRGTVTTDTYSLKGVTATMNRIDSECK; encoded by the coding sequence ATGAACGGACGCACGCTAGCAGCGGCACTCATCATGCTCGTCGGCGCGGCGACGACCGCAAACGCACAGACCCCGACCCTGCTGACGCAGGAGGGCGACTGGGCCGCCTATGGCTATACGGCCAACGGCGGAAAGGTTTGCTACATCATTTCGCAGCCCAAGGACCTTCAGCCGAAAGGCGTCAATCGCGATCCGGTCTACATGTTCGTGACCAATCGTCCGAAGGAGAATGTCCGTCACGAGGTGAGCGTCATCACGGGCTATCCCTACAAGGAAGGCTCCAAGACGACGATCAAGATTGGGTCCGACACCTTCGTCCTCTTCACCAAGGACGACGGCGCCTGGGTTGAAAACGCCGCCGAGGAGGCCCGTCTCATCGGATCGATGAAGGCCGGCTCGGACATGGTGGTGACCGGAACGTCGCGGCGCGGAACCGTCACGACGGATACCTACTCCCTGAAGGGCGTCACGGCGACGATGAATCGCATCGATTCGGAGTGCAAGTGA
- the leuD gene encoding 3-isopropylmalate dehydratase small subunit: MEKFTTLTGVAAPLPIVNVDTDMIIPKQYLKTIKRTGLGTGLFSEMRYNDDGSKNESFILNKPAYEKAQILVAGDNFGCGSSREHAPWALLDFGIRCVISTSFADIFYNNCFKNGILPIVVTPEQLKLLMDDAERGSNATLTVDLQSQTIKGPDGGEIHFEIDAFKKHCLLNGLDDIGLTLEKEAAIASYETKLADVHPWA; encoded by the coding sequence ATGGAAAAGTTCACCACCCTCACCGGCGTTGCCGCCCCGCTGCCGATCGTCAATGTCGACACCGACATGATCATTCCCAAGCAGTATCTGAAGACGATCAAGAGGACCGGCCTCGGCACGGGCCTGTTCTCTGAAATGCGCTACAACGACGACGGCTCGAAGAATGAAAGCTTCATTCTCAACAAGCCGGCCTATGAAAAGGCGCAGATCCTGGTCGCCGGCGACAATTTCGGCTGCGGCTCCTCGCGCGAGCATGCGCCGTGGGCACTGCTCGACTTCGGCATCCGCTGCGTGATCTCCACGTCCTTCGCCGACATTTTCTACAACAACTGTTTCAAGAACGGCATCCTGCCGATCGTCGTGACGCCCGAGCAGCTCAAGCTGCTGATGGACGACGCCGAGCGCGGCTCCAACGCGACGCTGACCGTCGACCTGCAGAGCCAGACGATCAAGGGCCCCGACGGCGGCGAGATCCACTTCGAGATCGACGCGTTCAAGAAGCACTGCCTGCTCAACGGCCTCGACGACATCGGCCTGACGCTGGAGAAGGAGGCCGCCATCGCGTCCTACGAAACCAAGCTCGCCGACGTCCATCCCTGGGCCTGA
- a CDS encoding NADPH:quinone oxidoreductase family protein: protein MKAVLSTHPGGPDALELAEIEAPVAGPGEVVVDVRAASLNFFDTLIINDRYQYRPQRPFSPCGEFAGTVVAVGARVDEFKVGDRIAAYIKWGAAREQIAIPATQAVRLPDGVEFDVAATTFITYGTTLHALKDRAKLKAGETLCVLGAAGGAGQSAVELGHLMGARVIACASSEEKCAFARANGAAETINTSTEDLKERLKDLTVGAGVDVVYDAVGGDLTEPAVRATGWGGRYLVVGFAAGNIPKLPLNLVLLKGIDVLGVFWGRWIEIDPEGHRRNTEEILDHVAAGRLKPHIHARLPLERIGEAMAMIADRKVLGKIVIAPGP from the coding sequence ATGAAGGCCGTGCTTTCGACGCACCCCGGCGGGCCGGACGCGCTTGAACTTGCCGAGATCGAGGCGCCCGTCGCGGGCCCCGGCGAGGTCGTTGTCGACGTCAGGGCGGCGAGCCTCAATTTCTTTGACACGCTGATTATCAACGACCGGTACCAGTATCGTCCGCAGCGGCCGTTCTCTCCTTGCGGCGAGTTTGCCGGCACGGTTGTCGCCGTCGGTGCGCGGGTCGATGAGTTCAAAGTGGGCGACAGAATCGCGGCCTATATCAAATGGGGCGCGGCGCGCGAGCAGATCGCCATACCGGCCACCCAGGCCGTCCGGCTGCCCGATGGCGTCGAGTTCGACGTCGCGGCGACGACCTTCATCACCTATGGCACGACGCTGCATGCGCTGAAGGACCGGGCGAAGCTGAAAGCCGGCGAGACGCTTTGCGTGCTCGGGGCTGCCGGCGGCGCGGGGCAGTCCGCCGTTGAGCTTGGTCATCTCATGGGGGCGAGGGTGATCGCCTGCGCCTCCTCGGAGGAAAAATGCGCCTTTGCCCGGGCGAACGGCGCCGCCGAGACGATCAACACCTCGACCGAGGATCTCAAAGAGCGGCTGAAGGATCTCACGGTCGGCGCCGGGGTCGATGTCGTCTATGACGCGGTCGGCGGCGATCTGACGGAACCGGCGGTGCGGGCGACGGGATGGGGCGGGCGCTATCTCGTCGTCGGCTTTGCCGCCGGCAACATCCCGAAGCTGCCGCTCAACCTCGTGCTGCTGAAGGGTATCGACGTTCTCGGCGTCTTCTGGGGGCGGTGGATCGAGATCGATCCCGAAGGGCATCGCCGCAACACGGAGGAAATCCTCGATCATGTGGCGGCCGGCCGCCTGAAGCCGCATATCCATGCGCGCCTGCCGCTGGAACGGATCGGTGAGGCGATGGCGATGATCGCCGACCGCAAGGTTCTGGGAAAGATCGTCATTGCGCCCGGACCATAG
- the ubiG gene encoding bifunctional 2-polyprenyl-6-hydroxyphenol methylase/3-demethylubiquinol 3-O-methyltransferase UbiG, which yields MAEAARASTIDQAEVDHFSRIAADWWNPAGKFRPLHKFNPVRLGYLKREICTHFGRDANAVKSLAGLDILDIGCGGGLLCEPLSRLGASVVGIDPSSTNIEVAKLHAEQSGLEIDYRATTAEELAEGSAFDVVLAMEVVEHVSDVPAFLATAASLVRPGGLIVVSTINRTAKAFALAIVGAEYVLRWLPRGTHSYDKLVRPEEIEAPLQEEGFILLDRKGVVYDPFRDDWKEASDTDVNYMVLATRPRQ from the coding sequence ATGGCGGAAGCAGCACGGGCATCAACGATCGATCAGGCCGAGGTGGACCATTTCTCGCGGATCGCCGCCGACTGGTGGAATCCGGCCGGCAAGTTCCGCCCGCTGCACAAGTTCAATCCCGTGCGGCTCGGCTATCTCAAGCGTGAGATCTGCACCCATTTCGGCCGCGACGCCAATGCGGTGAAAAGCCTTGCCGGGCTCGACATCCTCGACATCGGCTGCGGCGGCGGCCTGCTCTGCGAGCCGCTTTCGCGTCTTGGCGCCTCCGTCGTCGGCATCGACCCCTCCTCGACCAATATCGAGGTCGCAAAACTCCACGCCGAGCAGTCGGGTCTTGAGATCGACTACCGCGCAACGACGGCGGAAGAGCTTGCCGAGGGCAGCGCCTTCGACGTCGTTCTCGCAATGGAGGTGGTCGAGCATGTTTCGGATGTGCCGGCCTTCCTGGCGACCGCCGCAAGCCTCGTACGGCCCGGCGGCCTGATCGTCGTCTCCACGATCAATCGCACGGCGAAGGCCTTCGCGCTCGCCATCGTCGGCGCCGAATACGTGCTGCGCTGGCTGCCGCGCGGCACCCATTCCTACGACAAGCTGGTGCGCCCGGAGGAGATCGAGGCGCCGCTGCAGGAAGAAGGCTTCATCCTGCTCGACCGCAAGGGCGTCGTCTACGATCCCTTCCGCGATGACTGGAAGGAAGCGAGCGACACCGACGTCAACTACATGGTGCTGGCGACGCGGCCGAGACAGTAA
- a CDS encoding low molecular weight protein-tyrosine-phosphatase produces MSASPRSIIVVCLGNICRSPLGEGFLRMALDEVGLAETVEIDSAGTGGWHAGDPPDSRSIRAAGQLGIDISLQRARKVTPADFERFDLMLAMDRNNLADLQSLAPAESAASIRLFRELAFGHMQDVPDPYYGSAQDFAAVADLCREGAREIVRKLYGA; encoded by the coding sequence ATGAGCGCGTCCCCCCGATCAATCATCGTCGTCTGCCTTGGCAACATCTGCCGCTCGCCCCTCGGGGAGGGGTTCTTGCGGATGGCTCTGGACGAGGTGGGACTTGCCGAAACGGTCGAGATCGATTCGGCGGGCACGGGTGGCTGGCACGCAGGCGATCCGCCGGATTCGCGCTCGATCCGCGCCGCCGGACAACTGGGGATCGACATTTCCCTGCAGCGGGCCCGCAAGGTGACGCCCGCCGACTTCGAGCGCTTCGATCTCATGCTGGCGATGGATCGCAACAATCTCGCCGATCTTCAGTCTCTCGCCCCGGCCGAGAGCGCCGCGTCGATCCGCCTGTTTCGCGAGCTTGCCTTCGGCCACATGCAGGATGTGCCCGATCCCTACTATGGTTCGGCGCAGGATTTTGCCGCGGTGGCGGACCTTTGCCGCGAGGGCGCGCGCGAGATTGTGCGCAAGCTCTATGGCGCCTGA
- a CDS encoding aspartate kinase has translation MARLVMKFGGTSVADLDRIRNVAAHVKREVDAGHEVAVVVSAMAGKTNELVSLCRSASLLHDAREYDAVVASGEQVTSGLLAIVLQDMGVNARSWQGWQIPIKTDGAHGAARIDDIDGSLLIERISGQGQVAVIAGFQGIAPDNRISTLGRGGSDTSAVAVAAAIKADRCDIYTDVDGVYTTDPRIVPKARRLDKVSFEEMLEMASLGSKVLQVRSVELAMVHGVRTFVRSSFEDPNAVRVMPNGDPYGTLICDEDEIVEQQVVTGIAFSKDEAQISLRRVADKPGVAAAVFGPLAEANINVDMIVQNISQDGKFTDITFTVPLADYDRAISVVKSSDKFEYESLESATDVCKVSVIGMGMRSHAGVAAGAFKALAEKSINIRAITTSEIKISVLIDAAYTELAVRTLHSLYELDKV, from the coding sequence ATGGCCCGTCTCGTCATGAAATTCGGCGGCACCTCCGTCGCCGATCTCGATCGCATCCGCAATGTCGCCGCCCATGTGAAACGCGAGGTGGATGCCGGGCACGAGGTGGCGGTGGTGGTCTCGGCCATGGCGGGCAAGACCAACGAACTTGTTTCGCTGTGCCGGTCGGCCTCGCTGCTGCATGACGCACGCGAATATGACGCGGTGGTCGCCAGCGGCGAGCAGGTGACGTCCGGGTTGCTGGCGATCGTCCTGCAGGACATGGGCGTCAATGCGCGCTCCTGGCAGGGCTGGCAGATCCCGATCAAGACGGACGGCGCCCACGGTGCGGCACGGATCGACGACATCGACGGTTCGCTGCTGATCGAGCGCATTTCGGGCCAGGGGCAGGTCGCGGTCATTGCCGGCTTCCAGGGGATTGCGCCGGACAACCGGATTTCAACGCTCGGCCGCGGCGGCTCCGACACCAGCGCCGTGGCGGTTGCTGCGGCCATCAAGGCCGACCGCTGCGACATCTACACCGACGTCGATGGCGTCTATACCACGGACCCGCGCATCGTTCCGAAAGCCCGGCGCCTCGACAAGGTCTCCTTCGAGGAGATGCTGGAGATGGCCTCGCTCGGATCCAAGGTGCTGCAGGTCCGTTCGGTGGAACTTGCGATGGTGCATGGCGTTCGCACCTTCGTACGCTCCAGCTTCGAGGATCCAAATGCAGTGCGGGTGATGCCGAATGGCGATCCTTATGGCACTCTCATTTGCGACGAGGACGAAATCGTGGAACAACAAGTCGTTACGGGCATCGCCTTTTCCAAGGACGAGGCCCAGATCTCGCTGCGGCGCGTGGCCGACAAGCCGGGCGTTGCCGCGGCCGTCTTCGGCCCGCTCGCCGAAGCCAACATCAACGTGGACATGATCGTCCAGAATATCTCCCAGGACGGCAAGTTCACCGACATCACCTTCACCGTGCCGCTGGCCGACTACGACCGGGCGATCAGCGTGGTGAAATCCTCCGACAAGTTCGAATACGAGTCGCTGGAAAGCGCCACGGACGTGTGCAAGGTCTCCGTCATCGGCATGGGCATGCGCAGCCACGCCGGTGTCGCGGCCGGCGCGTTCAAGGCGCTGGCGGAAAAGTCCATCAACATCCGTGCGATTACCACTTCGGAAATCAAGATTTCCGTGCTCATCGACGCGGCGTACACCGAACTTGCCGTGCGCACGCTGCACTCGCTATACGAACTGGACAAGGTCTGA
- a CDS encoding metallopeptidase family protein, with product MLQDLDDGVGAEGWHGARAPDLGVFDHLARMAYDRLPGEFRRLTGDIEIRVADFADDEALDDLDIEDPFELLGLFVGVGIAQDGASPSTGQMPNRIWLYRRPILDYWTDHDETLGDIVSHVLVHEIGHHFGLSDEDMESIEAAAG from the coding sequence ATGCTGCAGGACCTTGACGATGGTGTCGGGGCGGAAGGCTGGCACGGGGCTCGCGCCCCGGACCTTGGCGTGTTCGACCATCTGGCCCGCATGGCGTATGATCGGCTTCCCGGCGAGTTCAGGCGACTGACGGGCGACATCGAGATTCGCGTCGCCGATTTCGCCGATGACGAGGCGCTGGACGACCTCGACATCGAGGATCCCTTCGAATTGCTCGGCCTTTTTGTCGGGGTCGGTATCGCGCAGGACGGCGCCTCGCCGTCGACCGGGCAGATGCCGAACCGCATCTGGCTTTATCGTCGTCCGATCCTCGACTACTGGACGGATCATGACGAGACGCTCGGCGATATCGTAAGCCATGTTCTGGTGCACGAAATCGGACATCACTTTGGCCTGTCCGACGAGGATATGGAGAGTATCGAAGCGGCGGCGGGGTGA
- the thpR gene encoding RNA 2',3'-cyclic phosphodiesterase — protein sequence MPRLFTAVEIPRDIAMQLSLLRGGLHGARWIDPENFHVTLRFIGDIDDRTADEVADALDRVNRRSFTLQIRGLDAFSSRGPHALIASIEPTASLLELQAEQERLMQRLGLKPEPRRFHPHVTLARLRGTTSSEVADWLAMRGDYRLPAFEVSRFVLYSSRSSVGGGPYLVEEAYPLAA from the coding sequence ATGCCCAGGCTGTTCACGGCGGTCGAAATTCCGCGAGACATTGCCATGCAGCTTTCGCTGCTCCGCGGAGGTCTTCATGGGGCCCGCTGGATCGACCCGGAAAACTTCCATGTGACCCTGCGCTTCATCGGCGACATCGACGACCGGACCGCCGATGAGGTCGCCGACGCGCTCGACCGCGTCAACCGGCGCTCCTTCACCCTGCAAATCCGGGGGCTCGACGCCTTTTCGAGCCGGGGACCCCATGCCCTCATCGCCAGCATCGAGCCGACCGCATCGCTTCTGGAGTTGCAGGCCGAGCAGGAGCGACTGATGCAGCGGCTCGGTCTGAAACCGGAGCCGCGCCGCTTCCACCCCCACGTCACGCTCGCGCGGTTGCGCGGCACGACCTCCTCGGAGGTCGCGGACTGGCTGGCGATGCGCGGCGACTATCGGCTTCCCGCCTTCGAGGTCTCGCGTTTCGTGCTTTATTCCTCGCGCTCCAGCGTCGGCGGCGGTCCCTATCTCGTCGAGGAAGCCTACCCGCTCGCCGCCTGA
- a CDS encoding YkvA family protein, producing MPPTKHFDNPEILGPERLGSQEQQEARVRKNFWRVLKRAGRSIPFVDEVVAAYYCALDPETPVRVRVMLMGALAYFVLPVDAVPDFLALVGFTDDVTVLAATIAMVRGHITAKHRDKAHEALKD from the coding sequence ATGCCTCCAACCAAGCATTTCGACAATCCGGAGATTCTCGGGCCCGAGAGGCTCGGCTCGCAGGAACAGCAGGAAGCGCGCGTGCGCAAGAATTTCTGGCGCGTGCTGAAACGGGCCGGACGGTCCATTCCGTTTGTCGACGAGGTGGTGGCCGCCTATTACTGCGCCCTCGACCCCGAGACGCCGGTGCGGGTTCGCGTGATGCTCATGGGAGCGCTCGCCTACTTCGTTCTGCCCGTCGATGCCGTGCCAGACTTCCTGGCCCTTGTCGGCTTCACCGATGACGTCACGGTGCTTGCCGCGACGATTGCCATGGTCCGCGGCCATATCACGGCCAAGCACCGGGACAAGGCGCACGAGGCCCTGAAAGACTGA
- the argC gene encoding N-acetyl-gamma-glutamyl-phosphate reductase — MHKIFIDGEAGTTGLQIRERLSSRSDITLLTIDASERKNPAARARLLNEADVAILCLPDDAARESVSMIENPDTRVIDASTAHRVSDGWEYGFAEMAPGHGETIAASKRVANPGCWPQGLIACVRPLVEASLLPADFPLTYNGISGYSGGGRQMIEDYENASDQVPFIPYGLRLNHKHLPEMKAYAKLEHDPLFQPSVGNFAQGMLTFIPLQLWNLPGHVASTDVHAVLQDRYAGETFVSVGPLSTADKVAGLDPRSLNGTNSMQIHVFGNDMREQVLLAVLYDNLGKGASGAAVQNLNLMIGADPATGLIGHRQSAAA, encoded by the coding sequence ATGCACAAGATCTTCATCGACGGCGAAGCCGGGACAACCGGCTTGCAGATACGTGAGCGCCTCTCCAGCCGCTCCGATATCACGCTTCTGACGATCGACGCGTCGGAGCGCAAGAACCCGGCCGCGCGGGCGCGGCTGCTCAACGAAGCCGATGTTGCCATCCTCTGCCTGCCGGACGATGCGGCGCGCGAATCGGTGTCCATGATCGAGAACCCCGACACGCGGGTCATCGATGCCTCGACCGCCCACCGCGTTTCGGATGGCTGGGAGTACGGATTTGCGGAAATGGCGCCGGGGCATGGCGAGACGATCGCCGCCTCCAAGCGGGTCGCCAATCCGGGCTGCTGGCCGCAGGGTCTGATCGCTTGCGTGCGGCCGCTTGTCGAGGCAAGCCTGCTGCCGGCCGATTTCCCGCTGACCTATAACGGCATCTCCGGCTACAGCGGCGGCGGACGCCAGATGATCGAGGATTACGAGAACGCCTCCGATCAGGTGCCGTTCATCCCCTATGGCCTGCGCCTCAACCACAAGCATCTGCCGGAAATGAAGGCCTACGCCAAGCTGGAGCACGATCCGCTGTTCCAGCCGTCGGTCGGCAATTTCGCGCAAGGCATGCTGACCTTCATTCCGTTGCAGTTGTGGAACCTTCCTGGGCATGTCGCCTCGACGGACGTCCATGCGGTCCTGCAGGACCGCTACGCCGGCGAGACGTTCGTCAGCGTGGGTCCGCTGTCGACCGCAGACAAAGTCGCGGGGCTCGATCCGCGCTCGCTCAACGGCACCAATTCCATGCAGATCCATGTTTTCGGCAACGACATGCGCGAACAGGTTCTGCTTGCGGTCCTCTATGACAACCTCGGCAAGGGCGCGTCCGGCGCCGCCGTCCAGAACCTCAACCTGATGATCGGTGCCGATCCGGCAACGGGTCTCATCGGTCATCGCCAGTCCGCCGCCGCCTGA